The following coding sequences lie in one Mycobacterium sp. 050128 genomic window:
- a CDS encoding AMP-binding protein → MTVPDDAPVDRVPLSRSQQNLYNGVIHDNDPGLYLIRKSYRFHPLELPKFLTALETTILENPVQLCVLEAPPPGVDYPDLVARLRPSDIVHVGPDSQGQSDDCVDELMRLWSSGIFTKPLVAYAVRTDRAGCVSRLDVCTHHILIDGGGTAIIEADLARNLTIGGSAETPCVARGLAKIKDANLCETTRVDESLRRLSDVVQRELTDEARHGGHGLVSDNTIGSAAKGVLCESVQVSGVAYDAILALSDTKQIPLNVLVAAAAVAVDASLRQSTESLLVHAVDNRFGDPDLNVATCLVNSVAHSIRFPPFASVEDVVRTLDRGYVKAVRRRWFREEHYRRMYLAINHTAHVEALTLNLIRESCARTLRPFLAEAPIATDIGPVEGMTVASVLDEDERTLNVAIWNRADLPPQRTHPGVAKRIAAALESMTVLWHQPIAMTVDEWFGIGPDGARRPGSGAIETREAARAWFLPSARGVGRFLEGRRYVYPWVAWLVQHGSAPGDVLVFADDETEKTIDLLVACHLAGCGYSSCDLADDVPLRASEIAEHGSGISAHVVDIGAVRLAPADDELRTIVDARMEQVARDEGLGTKTAYIMPTSGSTGQPKLVHISHSSLALFCDAARRTYGWGPDDTILQCAPLTSDISVEEIFGAASAGAELIRSPAMRAGDFTALTSDLLTTEATLIDLPTAIWHLLCEDDDALDTMRRSRLRQIVIGGEAIRPAAVDKWVDSDDLQRISLVSTYGPTESTVVVAYLPLVGDGTAAAPADRLRLGRPIAPGTVFIAFGELVIVGDLVSAGYLGIDGPGFGTVTTSDGSRHRAFATADRVTIDDDGFPVFAGRRDAVVKISGKRIDTAEVTKRVLEDPAVADVAVELHSGRLGVWFESHRAREAQEDAATATRIRLILVSLGVASFFVLAVPSIPRKINGKVDSDSLRAMPQVVAALPGDAETGQRAADLAELWSVHLGRVVAPSASLLSEGIGSLDLIRILPDTRSYLNRQISVLDLISADNAVNLVTDFGDTVPTTDSWMDATTAAEIERDLAELWGQRQPVTASAASCPSQSDGRAIVVLGASGILGTGFARAVLDRRLSGVALPEVVLATRSTLPDHDPWTTLRNVDRVRIDLLPAEFDTAILEALIRGTDAGTVINCVGNTNVLVPYRELRPANVEIVSALAEVCARHGTRLVHLSTFVVNGQAAGPEVADPRQAPYPYAASKSLAELALAASSRELDFTIVRLPRVLGDGHQLHDSADVLISVVDGCTALRAYPAVALTEEVTTAQAVGRALLGMLTERGGSASLGRGITVTRGEAMTYADFLGEYGFDELDPIEWKHRLDQSAWAKSNLRRWSVVDGWFSLGMRLGARSYAEYLGDRPTIALGVESVTELDAFPLSVHALLRAPVVQGDNDSGGGRLRWTTTPKPGSA, encoded by the coding sequence GTCCAGACTCGACGTATGCACCCACCACATCCTGATTGACGGTGGCGGAACGGCCATTATCGAGGCCGATCTGGCTCGAAACCTCACCATCGGTGGTTCTGCTGAAACTCCGTGTGTGGCGCGGGGGCTGGCCAAGATCAAAGACGCGAATCTTTGCGAGACAACCCGGGTCGACGAATCGTTGCGGCGCCTCTCCGATGTCGTGCAGCGCGAGCTCACCGACGAGGCGCGGCACGGCGGGCACGGTCTTGTCTCGGACAACACGATCGGGAGCGCCGCCAAGGGGGTGCTCTGCGAGTCCGTGCAGGTATCCGGCGTGGCCTACGATGCGATCCTCGCGCTGTCAGACACGAAGCAGATCCCGCTCAACGTGCTGGTGGCCGCGGCCGCGGTAGCAGTGGACGCGAGCCTTCGACAAAGCACCGAAAGTCTACTGGTTCACGCGGTGGACAACCGCTTTGGCGACCCTGATCTGAATGTCGCGACATGTCTGGTCAATTCGGTTGCGCACTCGATCCGGTTTCCGCCATTCGCCTCGGTGGAGGATGTCGTCCGAACGCTCGACCGCGGATACGTCAAAGCGGTCAGACGCCGGTGGTTTCGCGAGGAGCATTACCGCCGAATGTACTTGGCGATCAACCACACCGCCCACGTCGAGGCGTTGACGCTCAATTTGATCCGCGAGTCATGCGCGCGCACCCTGCGCCCCTTCTTGGCGGAGGCACCGATTGCCACCGATATCGGCCCGGTCGAAGGCATGACGGTGGCGTCGGTTCTGGACGAAGACGAGCGCACTCTGAACGTGGCGATCTGGAACAGGGCGGACTTGCCGCCGCAGCGGACGCATCCCGGCGTCGCGAAGCGGATTGCGGCGGCGCTGGAATCGATGACGGTGCTGTGGCATCAGCCGATCGCCATGACCGTCGACGAGTGGTTCGGCATCGGTCCCGACGGCGCCCGCCGCCCGGGCAGCGGAGCAATCGAGACGCGGGAAGCGGCTCGCGCGTGGTTTCTACCGTCCGCAAGAGGCGTCGGGCGTTTCCTCGAAGGGCGTCGTTACGTCTATCCGTGGGTTGCCTGGTTGGTCCAGCACGGCAGCGCACCCGGTGACGTCCTGGTGTTCGCCGACGACGAGACCGAGAAGACCATCGACCTGCTGGTCGCCTGTCACCTTGCCGGATGCGGCTACAGCTCCTGCGACCTTGCCGACGATGTGCCCTTGCGCGCGAGCGAAATTGCCGAGCACGGAAGTGGAATCTCGGCGCATGTGGTCGACATCGGCGCTGTCCGACTGGCGCCGGCGGACGACGAACTACGCACGATCGTCGACGCGCGCATGGAACAAGTTGCCCGGGATGAAGGTCTGGGCACCAAGACCGCGTACATCATGCCGACCTCAGGGTCGACGGGGCAGCCCAAGCTCGTACACATCTCCCACAGTTCGCTCGCGCTTTTCTGCGATGCGGCCAGACGAACCTACGGATGGGGACCGGACGACACCATCCTGCAATGCGCGCCACTGACTTCGGACATCAGTGTCGAGGAGATCTTCGGCGCGGCAAGCGCCGGAGCGGAGCTCATCCGATCCCCGGCCATGCGGGCCGGAGACTTCACCGCCCTCACAAGCGACCTCCTCACCACCGAAGCAACACTGATCGACCTGCCCACTGCGATCTGGCATCTCCTGTGCGAGGACGACGACGCGCTCGACACGATGCGCCGTTCGCGCCTGCGCCAGATCGTCATCGGCGGGGAGGCCATTCGGCCCGCCGCGGTCGACAAGTGGGTCGATTCCGATGACCTACAACGGATATCGCTTGTGTCGACCTATGGTCCGACGGAGAGCACGGTCGTCGTCGCCTATCTGCCGCTCGTCGGTGACGGGACGGCGGCTGCGCCCGCCGATCGTCTGAGGCTGGGCCGACCGATCGCCCCGGGCACGGTGTTCATTGCTTTCGGTGAACTGGTCATCGTCGGAGATCTGGTATCGGCGGGGTATCTGGGTATCGACGGCCCCGGATTCGGCACCGTGACCACCAGCGACGGTTCGCGCCACCGCGCGTTCGCCACTGCCGACCGGGTCACCATCGACGACGACGGCTTCCCCGTCTTCGCGGGCCGTAGAGACGCCGTCGTCAAGATCTCCGGCAAGCGGATCGACACCGCCGAGGTGACGAAACGAGTCCTCGAGGATCCCGCGGTGGCCGATGTCGCCGTCGAACTGCACAGCGGTCGGCTCGGGGTGTGGTTCGAATCGCACCGGGCCCGCGAGGCCCAGGAGGATGCGGCAACGGCGACACGTATCAGGCTCATCCTCGTAAGCCTCGGGGTGGCATCGTTTTTCGTCCTCGCGGTGCCGAGCATCCCGCGCAAAATCAACGGGAAAGTCGACAGCGACAGTCTACGAGCGATGCCGCAGGTGGTGGCCGCGCTGCCCGGCGACGCCGAGACCGGTCAGCGAGCAGCCGACTTGGCCGAGCTCTGGAGCGTGCATCTCGGGCGGGTGGTAGCACCTTCCGCATCGCTGCTGAGCGAAGGTATCGGCTCGTTGGATCTCATTCGAATTCTGCCCGACACTCGCAGCTATCTGAATCGCCAGATTTCGGTTCTGGATCTCATCAGCGCCGACAACGCGGTCAACCTGGTCACCGACTTCGGCGACACGGTACCGACAACCGATTCGTGGATGGACGCCACTACCGCTGCCGAGATCGAACGCGATCTCGCCGAGCTGTGGGGGCAACGGCAACCGGTGACGGCGAGCGCCGCATCGTGCCCGAGCCAAAGCGACGGACGGGCAATCGTCGTGCTGGGCGCGTCCGGAATTCTCGGCACCGGATTCGCCCGCGCAGTCCTCGATCGAAGGCTGTCGGGAGTGGCGCTTCCGGAAGTGGTTCTTGCGACGAGATCCACTCTCCCCGATCATGATCCATGGACAACACTGCGGAACGTCGATAGGGTGCGGATCGACCTGCTCCCTGCTGAGTTTGACACAGCAATACTAGAGGCCCTGATACGCGGGACTGACGCCGGAACCGTCATCAACTGCGTCGGCAACACCAACGTGCTGGTGCCCTACCGCGAACTTCGGCCGGCGAATGTGGAAATTGTCTCCGCCCTGGCCGAAGTGTGCGCGCGTCACGGGACTCGACTGGTGCATCTGTCCACGTTCGTCGTCAACGGGCAGGCCGCCGGGCCCGAAGTTGCCGACCCCCGTCAGGCGCCCTACCCGTATGCGGCGTCGAAATCACTTGCGGAGCTGGCACTGGCCGCGTCATCGCGAGAACTCGATTTCACGATCGTCCGCTTGCCGCGCGTACTTGGTGACGGCCATCAATTGCACGACTCCGCCGACGTCCTGATTTCGGTCGTTGACGGCTGTACCGCGTTACGGGCTTATCCTGCAGTGGCATTGACCGAAGAGGTCACCACAGCCCAAGCCGTAGGACGTGCCCTCTTGGGCATGCTCACCGAGCGAGGTGGGTCAGCAAGCTTGGGACGCGGCATCACAGTGACGCGCGGCGAGGCAATGACCTACGCAGACTTTCTCGGCGAGTACGGTTTCGACGAACTCGACCCTATCGAGTGGAAACATCGCCTGGATCAAAGCGCTTGGGCAAAAAGCAATCTACGAAGGTGGTCGGTGGTAGATGGGTGGTTCAGCTTGGGTATGAGATTGGGGGCGCGTTCCTACGCGGAGTACCTCGGGGATCGGCCGACCATTGCCCTGGGCGTGGAATCGGTCACCGAGCTCGACGCATTCCCCCTTTCGGTTCACGCGCTTCTCCGCGCACCTGTGGTCCAAGGCGATAACGACAGTGGCGGGGGCCGACTTCGGTGGACCACCACGCCGAAGCCGGGTTCCGCATGA